The following are from one region of the Methanoculleus caldifontis genome:
- a CDS encoding DNA-directed DNA polymerase II large subunit, which yields MEVSPFLARYLDGLTEELEAAMKVAAAARTRGLDPTMEIEIPIASDLADRVEALLGYKGIAARIRELEEEMSREEAALRIGDDFVARKFGETTPEEILDHAIRGAMALLTEGVVAAPTEGIGKVSLGKNDDGTEYLKIYYAGPIRSAGGTAQALSVLVGDYVRQALGINRYIPRPEEVERYIEEIRQYNNIMSLQYLPSEKELRMIIENCPVCIDGEPTEQQEVSGYRNLERVETNTVRGGMALVVAEGLALKAPKVLKNVRKMKMQGWDWLEVMIGGGPKTGDDDAGAVIKPKDKYIRDLIGGRPVFSYPMRKGGFRLRLGRARNTGFAAAGLNPATMHILGDFLAVGTQMKVERPGKAAGIVPVDSIQGPTVKLRSGEVRRVDDKAEAKRIAGQVEEILDVGEILISFGEFMENNHPLMPPSYCEEWWRLEGGPRHPESELEAIEFALDGAPLHPDYTYMWDDVAPADIALLADRVSTGGRVEDGVLMLPHTPEVKAVLEELLVPHHLAGDHIALPEHLVFLACLGLTLHLEKKPAWQDAPMENSLGLVMHLSGFLVRSRAGTRIGGRMGRPGKSKPREMKPPPHSLFPIGDEGGARRSFQAARAGKPRSNMDGGVVEVEVGERRCPTCGTFTYKNLCTCGAHTRPVLRCPKCSKEVGKDVCPRCNVPTVCLQKISINIKTEYAAALERLGIRDSAIPLLKGVKGLISRERPVESIEKGVLRALQNLYVFKDGTVRYDMIDLPLTHFRPDEVGVPIERLRELGYAQDIYGNDLVSTDQVLELRHQDILVSQDCGEWLVRVAKFVDDLLVRVYGLEPFYRAEKPLDLVGHLLMALAPHTSAGVLCRLIGYSKAAVGYGHPFFHAAKRRNCFAGETEITVSDGRRWTTVPIRQFVTENFDLSKPGIDHVGTFYSDPRQPFYVRSIDPQGMVSIKKVTSVSVHRAPAHLVRFATRRGKVLTVTPDHAMLVWDTDYLKKIRALEVKIGDKVPAEEGGLVVADEVVSRETVQALDDRVYCLTVAENHTLVANGIFCGQCDGDEDCVMLLLDGLINFSRAFLPETRGGTMDAPLVLTTRIDPAEVDKESLNVDVCDHYPIEVYNGCLTYTHPKDLDKYVDRVERRLGTPAQVEGFFYTHPTSDISAGPLESTYTLLGSMLDKLEAELDLAEKIRAVDADDVAERVLNTHFIRDLQGNLNAFSKQKVRCMKCNAKYRRMPLAGKCTRCGGNVIPTVHEGSVKKYLEMSRNICETYAISEYTKQRVEVLFMQIESTFGEPPERQLGLADFM from the coding sequence ATGGAGGTCTCACCTTTCCTCGCCCGGTACCTCGACGGCCTGACCGAGGAGCTTGAGGCCGCGATGAAGGTTGCCGCCGCCGCGCGGACGCGCGGGCTCGATCCGACGATGGAGATCGAGATCCCGATCGCGAGCGATCTTGCCGACCGCGTGGAGGCGCTCCTCGGCTACAAAGGGATCGCGGCCCGGATCCGGGAGCTCGAGGAGGAGATGTCCCGTGAGGAGGCGGCGCTCCGGATCGGCGACGATTTCGTGGCCAGGAAGTTTGGCGAGACCACGCCGGAGGAGATCCTCGACCACGCCATCCGGGGGGCGATGGCGCTCCTGACCGAAGGTGTGGTGGCCGCCCCGACGGAGGGGATCGGGAAGGTCAGCCTCGGCAAGAACGACGACGGGACCGAATACTTAAAGATCTACTACGCTGGCCCCATCCGGAGCGCCGGCGGGACGGCGCAGGCGCTCTCGGTCCTGGTGGGCGACTACGTCCGCCAGGCGCTCGGCATCAACCGCTACATCCCCCGCCCCGAGGAGGTTGAGCGCTACATCGAGGAGATCCGGCAGTACAACAACATCATGAGCCTCCAGTATCTCCCGAGCGAAAAAGAGCTCCGGATGATCATCGAGAACTGCCCGGTCTGCATCGACGGGGAACCGACCGAGCAGCAGGAGGTGAGCGGCTACCGGAACCTGGAGCGGGTGGAGACGAACACCGTCCGGGGCGGCATGGCGCTCGTCGTCGCGGAAGGGCTCGCGCTGAAAGCCCCGAAAGTCTTGAAGAACGTCCGCAAGATGAAGATGCAGGGCTGGGACTGGCTCGAGGTGATGATCGGCGGCGGCCCCAAGACCGGCGACGATGATGCGGGCGCCGTGATCAAGCCGAAGGACAAGTACATCCGGGACCTGATCGGCGGGCGGCCGGTCTTTTCGTACCCGATGCGGAAGGGCGGGTTCCGGCTGCGACTCGGCCGGGCTCGGAACACCGGGTTTGCGGCGGCGGGTCTGAACCCGGCGACGATGCACATCCTCGGGGACTTCCTCGCGGTCGGGACCCAGATGAAGGTCGAACGGCCCGGAAAGGCGGCCGGAATCGTGCCGGTGGACTCGATCCAGGGGCCGACGGTCAAGCTCCGGAGCGGCGAGGTGCGGCGGGTCGACGACAAAGCGGAGGCAAAACGGATTGCGGGGCAGGTCGAGGAGATCCTCGACGTCGGCGAGATCCTGATCAGCTTCGGGGAGTTCATGGAGAACAACCACCCGCTGATGCCGCCGAGTTACTGCGAGGAGTGGTGGCGGCTCGAGGGCGGCCCCCGGCACCCGGAGAGCGAACTCGAAGCGATCGAGTTCGCGCTCGACGGGGCACCCCTCCATCCCGATTACACCTACATGTGGGACGACGTCGCCCCAGCCGATATCGCTCTCCTCGCGGACCGCGTCAGCACCGGCGGCAGGGTCGAGGACGGGGTGCTGATGCTGCCGCACACCCCGGAGGTGAAGGCGGTCCTCGAGGAGCTCCTGGTTCCCCACCACCTTGCCGGCGACCATATCGCGCTCCCCGAGCACCTGGTCTTCCTCGCCTGCCTCGGCCTGACGCTCCACCTCGAGAAGAAGCCTGCGTGGCAGGACGCCCCGATGGAGAACTCGCTCGGCCTCGTGATGCACCTCTCGGGTTTCCTCGTCCGGTCGCGGGCGGGCACCCGGATCGGCGGGCGGATGGGCCGGCCGGGGAAGTCGAAGCCGCGGGAGATGAAGCCGCCGCCCCACTCTCTCTTCCCGATAGGGGACGAAGGCGGGGCTCGCCGGTCGTTTCAGGCAGCAAGGGCCGGAAAGCCCCGGTCGAACATGGACGGCGGGGTGGTCGAGGTCGAGGTCGGGGAGCGGCGCTGCCCGACCTGCGGGACCTTCACCTACAAGAACCTCTGCACCTGCGGGGCGCACACGCGGCCGGTCCTCCGGTGCCCGAAGTGCAGCAAGGAGGTCGGCAAAGACGTCTGCCCCCGGTGCAACGTGCCGACGGTCTGCCTCCAGAAGATCTCGATCAACATCAAGACCGAGTACGCGGCGGCGCTGGAACGTCTCGGGATCCGCGACTCGGCGATCCCGCTCCTCAAAGGCGTCAAAGGCCTGATCTCCCGCGAGCGGCCGGTGGAGTCGATCGAGAAAGGGGTTCTCCGGGCGTTGCAGAACCTTTATGTCTTCAAGGACGGGACCGTCCGCTACGATATGATCGACCTTCCCCTGACCCATTTCCGGCCGGACGAGGTCGGCGTTCCGATCGAGCGGCTCCGGGAACTCGGCTACGCTCAGGACATCTACGGCAACGACCTCGTCTCCACCGACCAGGTGCTGGAACTCCGCCACCAGGACATCCTGGTCTCACAGGACTGCGGCGAGTGGCTGGTCCGGGTGGCGAAGTTCGTCGACGACCTCCTGGTGCGGGTCTACGGGCTCGAACCCTTCTACCGGGCGGAGAAGCCGCTCGACCTCGTGGGCCACCTCCTGATGGCGCTTGCTCCGCACACGAGCGCCGGGGTCCTCTGCCGGCTGATCGGCTACTCGAAGGCCGCGGTCGGCTACGGCCACCCGTTCTTCCACGCGGCGAAACGGCGGAACTGTTTTGCGGGCGAGACAGAGATAACGGTCTCCGATGGTCGCCGGTGGACGACGGTGCCGATCCGGCAGTTCGTAACGGAAAATTTCGATCTCTCGAAACCGGGGATCGACCATGTCGGGACGTTCTACTCCGACCCCCGGCAGCCGTTCTACGTCCGGAGCATCGATCCGCAGGGGATGGTCAGCATCAAGAAGGTCACGTCGGTCTCGGTCCACCGGGCCCCGGCGCACCTTGTCCGGTTCGCGACCCGGCGGGGGAAGGTCCTCACGGTCACCCCCGACCACGCGATGCTGGTCTGGGATACCGATTACCTGAAGAAGATCCGGGCGCTCGAGGTGAAGATCGGCGATAAGGTCCCGGCGGAGGAGGGGGGGCTCGTCGTGGCCGACGAGGTCGTCAGCCGCGAGACCGTGCAAGCGCTCGACGACCGGGTCTACTGCCTCACGGTCGCGGAGAACCATACCCTGGTCGCGAACGGGATCTTCTGCGGACAGTGCGACGGGGACGAGGACTGCGTGATGCTCCTCCTCGACGGCCTGATCAACTTCTCCCGCGCCTTCCTCCCGGAGACGCGAGGCGGGACGATGGACGCCCCGCTCGTCCTGACGACCCGGATCGACCCGGCGGAGGTCGACAAGGAGAGCCTGAACGTCGACGTCTGCGACCACTACCCGATCGAGGTCTACAACGGCTGCCTCACCTACACCCACCCAAAAGACCTCGACAAATACGTCGATAGGGTGGAGCGGCGACTCGGCACCCCGGCCCAGGTCGAGGGGTTCTTCTACACCCACCCGACCTCGGACATCTCGGCGGGGCCGCTCGAGTCGACCTACACGCTGCTCGGCTCGATGCTCGACAAACTCGAGGCGGAGCTCGACCTCGCAGAGAAGATCCGTGCCGTGGACGCCGACGACGTCGCGGAGAGAGTCTTAAACACCCATTTCATCCGCGACCTCCAGGGCAACCTCAACGCGTTCTCAAAGCAAAAGGTCCGGTGCATGAAGTGCAACGCGAAGTACCGGCGGATGCCGCTTGCGGGCAAGTGCACCCGCTGCGGGGGCAACGTCATCCCCACCGTCCACGAGGGGTCGGTGAAGAAGTACCTGGAGATGTCGCGCAACATCTGCGAAACCTACGCGATATCGGAGTATACGAAGCAGCGGGTCGAGGTGCTCTTCATGCAGATCGAGTCGACCTTCGGCGAGCCCCCGGAGCGGCAACTGGGGCTCGCGGACTTCATGTGA
- a CDS encoding type 1 glutamine amidotransferase domain-containing protein, whose translation MSRIAVLITDMFEDVEYTEPAKAFQEAGHDLVHVGLSAGETVHGKKDRTPVAIDRAASDVSADDFDALFIPGGYSPDKLRAHDAPVEFVRAFMESGKPVLAICHAPQLMITAQVLEGRKVTGWKSVAQDIRNAGAEYIDREVVIDGNLVSSRQPDDIPAFIEASLAKLKEAGGGKTARPAAAEQR comes from the coding sequence ATGAGCAGAATAGCGGTCCTGATCACGGATATGTTTGAGGATGTCGAGTACACAGAGCCCGCAAAAGCCTTCCAGGAGGCCGGCCACGACCTCGTCCATGTCGGCCTCTCCGCGGGAGAGACCGTTCACGGGAAGAAGGACCGGACACCGGTCGCGATCGACCGGGCCGCCTCCGACGTCTCGGCGGACGACTTCGACGCGCTCTTCATACCGGGCGGCTACTCGCCCGACAAACTCCGGGCCCACGATGCGCCCGTGGAGTTCGTGCGTGCCTTCATGGAGAGCGGCAAACCGGTCCTCGCCATCTGCCACGCGCCCCAGCTCATGATCACCGCGCAGGTGCTCGAAGGGCGGAAGGTGACGGGCTGGAAGTCGGTCGCCCAGGATATCAGGAACGCCGGCGCGGAGTACATCGACCGGGAGGTGGTGATCGACGGCAACCTGGTCTCGAGCCGCCAGCCCGACGATATCCCGGCGTTCATCGAGGCGTCGCTGGCTAAACTCAAGGAAGCCGGCGGCGGGAAGACGGCGAGGCCCGCGGCCGCAGAGCAGCGGTGA
- a CDS encoding cation-translocating P-type ATPase has protein sequence MPSPGGNPLPDWCSLTPDDVRRELDTGPEGLSEEEAAGRLQRYGENVLRAEERETRLQVFLRQFKSVLIVILIVAAAISFFVGEPLDAAAILAIVFLNALLGFSQEWRAGEAIEALKKMLVQRAAVVRGGERQEIDASALVPGDLVLLEMGEQVPADLFIVEGTSLEVDEAPLTGESSPVDKAEGTLRAGTALAERSNMAFAGTMVVNGHGLGFVVATGMQTEFGRIAGLSQRVGDETTPLARQMDRLGRDLGLIALGIAILAVAVGILQERGLLEMFLVGVSLAVAVIPEGLPAVVTLTLAVGIKSMMRRNCLIRHLPASETLGAVSVICTDKTGTLTRNEMTVVRVRTPDTEAEVTGAGYIPEGEFLVEEKPVDPLADRGLRRFLRTVLLCNHATLSPGEEGWRVFGTPTEGALVVAAAKAGLSREGMPEAAQEFSFNSTRKRMTVIYREDGGDVAYVKGAPEVLLARSSRLIAAGSAVVLTTGRREAILHEIEEYASRGLRVIGAACRPLPPGIERTAEAVEDDLTFLGFAGIVDSPRPEAAEAIRLCRSAGIDVVMITGDNPLTACAVAHDLGLASEGALTGTDLEAMADDEIARRLRRTKVLSRVTAEHKLRVIDILSREGAVVAMTGDGVNDAPALKKASIGIAMGIKGTDAARESSDMVLVDDNFASIVAGVEEGRREYDNIARFTRYLLSSNVGELVAIVGGLLLGLPLILIPVQILWINLVTDGVTALALGLEPAERDIMQRRPRDPEEAILTRNAYLVILILGAWLGILTLYAFSGIYETDLDRARTMAFTGLIVFELYNVLNFRSFRFPLHRIGFFSNPALVLAILGSLVLQALVVYVPVFNAFLGTAPLTLADWGLLALLGLPVLLAGEAYKILLLRVRGGSPAAG, from the coding sequence GTGCCGTCACCGGGAGGGAATCCCCTGCCTGACTGGTGCAGCCTCACCCCCGACGATGTCCGGCGCGAGCTCGATACCGGCCCCGAGGGTCTGAGCGAGGAGGAGGCGGCCGGACGGCTGCAGCGCTACGGGGAGAACGTCCTCCGGGCGGAGGAGAGGGAGACCCGCCTCCAGGTCTTCCTCAGACAGTTCAAGAGCGTCCTCATCGTCATCCTGATCGTCGCCGCTGCGATCTCGTTCTTTGTCGGCGAGCCCCTGGACGCCGCGGCCATCCTCGCCATCGTCTTCTTAAACGCCCTTCTCGGATTCTCCCAGGAGTGGCGGGCCGGGGAGGCGATCGAGGCCTTGAAGAAGATGCTCGTCCAGCGCGCCGCGGTCGTCCGGGGCGGGGAACGGCAGGAGATCGATGCGTCCGCGCTCGTGCCGGGAGACCTCGTCCTCCTCGAGATGGGGGAGCAGGTGCCCGCCGACCTCTTCATCGTCGAGGGGACGTCGCTCGAGGTGGACGAGGCGCCGCTAACCGGGGAGTCTTCGCCCGTCGACAAGGCAGAGGGCACGCTCCGGGCCGGGACCGCACTCGCCGAGCGGAGCAACATGGCCTTTGCCGGCACCATGGTGGTCAACGGGCACGGGCTGGGCTTCGTGGTCGCCACCGGGATGCAGACGGAGTTCGGGCGGATCGCCGGCCTCTCCCAGCGGGTCGGGGACGAGACGACGCCCCTTGCCCGGCAGATGGACCGTCTCGGCCGCGACCTCGGCCTGATCGCCCTCGGCATCGCGATCCTTGCGGTCGCCGTCGGCATCCTGCAGGAGCGGGGGCTCCTTGAGATGTTCCTGGTCGGGGTCTCGCTCGCGGTGGCGGTCATCCCCGAGGGCCTCCCGGCGGTCGTGACGCTGACGCTCGCCGTCGGCATCAAGAGCATGATGCGGAGGAACTGCCTGATCCGCCACCTCCCGGCCTCCGAGACCCTCGGTGCGGTCTCGGTGATCTGCACCGACAAGACCGGGACGCTCACCCGGAACGAGATGACGGTCGTCCGGGTGCGGACGCCCGACACGGAGGCCGAGGTCACGGGGGCCGGGTATATCCCGGAGGGTGAGTTCCTCGTTGAGGAGAAACCCGTCGATCCGCTCGCCGACCGGGGGCTCCGGCGATTCCTGCGCACCGTCCTCCTCTGCAACCACGCGACCCTCTCTCCCGGAGAAGAGGGCTGGCGGGTCTTCGGCACGCCGACCGAAGGGGCGCTCGTGGTCGCGGCGGCCAAAGCCGGCCTCTCCCGCGAGGGTATGCCGGAGGCGGCACAGGAGTTCTCCTTCAACTCCACCCGGAAGCGGATGACGGTCATCTACCGGGAGGATGGGGGAGACGTCGCCTACGTGAAGGGGGCGCCGGAGGTCCTCCTCGCCCGCTCGTCCCGGCTCATCGCTGCAGGATCGGCCGTCGTGCTCACGACCGGCCGCCGCGAGGCCATCCTCCACGAGATCGAGGAGTACGCGTCCCGGGGGCTCCGGGTGATCGGGGCGGCCTGCCGCCCGCTCCCCCCCGGCATCGAGCGGACCGCGGAGGCCGTGGAGGACGACCTGACCTTCCTCGGGTTCGCCGGGATCGTCGATTCGCCGCGGCCCGAGGCGGCGGAGGCGATCCGGCTCTGCCGGAGCGCCGGGATCGACGTCGTCATGATCACCGGGGACAACCCGCTGACCGCCTGCGCCGTCGCCCACGATCTCGGCCTCGCAAGCGAGGGGGCGCTGACCGGGACCGACCTCGAAGCGATGGCCGACGACGAGATCGCCCGCCGCCTCCGGAGGACGAAGGTCCTCTCGCGGGTCACGGCGGAACACAAACTCCGGGTGATCGATATCCTCTCGCGGGAGGGGGCGGTCGTCGCCATGACCGGCGACGGCGTCAACGACGCTCCGGCGCTGAAGAAGGCGAGCATCGGGATAGCCATGGGGATCAAGGGGACGGACGCCGCCAGGGAATCGAGCGACATGGTCCTCGTCGACGACAACTTCGCGAGCATCGTCGCCGGCGTCGAGGAGGGGAGGCGGGAGTACGACAACATCGCCCGGTTCACCCGTTACCTCCTCTCCTCCAACGTCGGCGAACTCGTCGCGATCGTCGGCGGGCTCCTCCTCGGCCTGCCGCTGATCCTCATCCCCGTCCAGATCCTCTGGATCAACCTGGTCACCGACGGCGTCACCGCCCTCGCCCTCGGTCTCGAACCCGCCGAGCGCGACATCATGCAGAGGCGGCCGCGGGACCCGGAAGAGGCCATCCTCACGCGGAACGCATATCTCGTCATCCTCATCCTCGGCGCATGGCTCGGTATCCTGACCCTCTACGCCTTCTCCGGCATCTACGAGACCGACCTCGACCGAGCGCGGACGATGGCGTTCACCGGGCTCATCGTCTTTGAGCTCTACAACGTCCTGAACTTCAGGTCGTTCCGGTTCCCCCTCCACCGGATCGGATTCTTCTCGAACCCCGCCCTGGTCCTCGCGATCCTCGGGAGCCTCGTCCTCCAGGCGCTGGTGGTCTACGTCCCGGTCTTCAACGCCTTCCTCGGGACCGCACCGCTGACGCTCGCCGACTGGGGTCTCCTCGCCCTGCTCGGCCTCCCGGTGCTCCTTGCCGGGGAGGCTTACAAGATCCTCCTCCTGCGGGTCCGGGGCGGATCTCCTGCGGCTGGCTGA
- a CDS encoding CheB methylesterase domain-containing protein, which produces MENAAPTPRDRRTIVVIGASTGGPRTLEMIFSRFPLVDAAVVVVQHMPRYINSGLCRHLAETSRMEVRVVEDGDAVEHGTIYVAPSDVHLKFVGNRRLALFDDEKVRYARPSIDIAMTSLEPNGADRFVGVILSGMGDDGAGGIRHIKAIGGATFAQALPTCAIHAMPRAAFETGRVDRMLPPEEIREEIIRIAGTL; this is translated from the coding sequence ATGGAGAACGCCGCACCGACTCCCCGGGACCGCCGGACGATCGTGGTCATCGGCGCCTCGACCGGGGGCCCGCGGACGCTGGAGATGATCTTCTCCCGGTTCCCGCTCGTGGATGCCGCCGTCGTCGTCGTCCAGCACATGCCCCGTTACATCAACAGCGGGCTCTGCCGGCACCTTGCGGAGACCTCCCGGATGGAGGTCAGGGTCGTGGAGGACGGCGACGCGGTGGAGCACGGCACGATCTACGTGGCCCCAAGCGACGTCCATCTGAAGTTCGTCGGCAACCGGCGGCTCGCTCTCTTCGACGACGAGAAGGTCCGGTACGCCAGGCCCTCGATCGACATCGCGATGACGTCGCTTGAGCCAAACGGCGCCGACCGGTTCGTCGGGGTGATCCTCTCGGGAATGGGCGACGACGGTGCCGGGGGGATCCGTCATATCAAGGCCATCGGGGGGGCCACCTTCGCGCAGGCCCTTCCTACCTGCGCCATCCACGCCATGCCCCGCGCCGCGTTCGAGACCGGGCGGGTCGACCGGATGCTCCCGCCCGAGGAGATCCGGGAGGAGATCATCCGGATCGCGGGCACCCTCTGA
- a CDS encoding response regulator codes for MAEAPCRRIMVVDDDVFILEVMKELFEPEGIGVVAAESGDACIGELERGFKGVVLMDVMMPGKDGWETIAEMIDRDLMEGNVVAMLTAKDIPDGELDYLKEHVIDYITKPFEADEIVTVVKGYLDYLG; via the coding sequence ATGGCGGAAGCACCGTGCCGGCGGATTATGGTCGTCGATGACGACGTCTTCATCCTCGAAGTGATGAAAGAACTCTTCGAACCGGAGGGGATCGGGGTCGTCGCCGCGGAGAGCGGCGATGCCTGTATCGGGGAGCTGGAGAGAGGGTTTAAGGGCGTCGTCCTGATGGACGTCATGATGCCCGGAAAGGATGGCTGGGAGACGATCGCGGAGATGATCGACCGCGACCTCATGGAGGGGAACGTCGTCGCGATGCTCACGGCAAAGGACATCCCCGACGGAGAGCTGGACTACTTAAAGGAGCACGTCATCGACTACATCACGAAACCGTTCGAGGCGGATGAGATCGTGACCGTCGTGAAGGGCTACCTCGACTACCTCGGGTGA
- a CDS encoding HEAT repeat domain-containing protein has product MGGESAVTALVGAFRDPDPEIRRRAASALGDIGEAAVPSLIGALASDEADLRREAVAAFGLMGRLAVGPLMATLGSGDRRARAGAAAALGEIGDPRSVDALIAALQDDQKEVREAARQALGSIRKT; this is encoded by the coding sequence ATCGGGGGAGAGAGCGCTGTTACGGCGCTCGTCGGTGCGTTCCGAGATCCCGACCCGGAGATCAGGCGGCGTGCCGCGAGCGCGCTCGGCGATATCGGCGAAGCGGCCGTCCCCTCCCTCATCGGGGCGCTCGCAAGCGACGAGGCGGACCTGCGGCGGGAGGCGGTCGCCGCCTTCGGGCTGATGGGAAGACTGGCGGTCGGACCGCTCATGGCAACGCTCGGTTCCGGGGACCGGCGGGCCCGTGCGGGAGCGGCGGCAGCCCTCGGCGAGATCGGCGACCCCCGGTCGGTCGACGCCCTGATAGCGGCGCTCCAGGACGACCAGAAAGAGGTGCGCGAGGCCGCGCGGCAGGCACTCGGCAGCATCAGGAAGACATAA
- a CDS encoding HEAT repeat domain-containing protein: MTDETRIDELVAGLRQGPLEVRRRATAELGASGEAAVRPLIAAMLDSDNDVRWYAARALVQIGEPAVGPLLEAMRDEEDRDFRRYATAALTGIGDAAVEPLVGVIERADPTLQPFAAMALTRIGKPAVEPLLRLMKSPDPRTQERAGLLLWKMGETGATPLTEALVAGSRSANNK, translated from the coding sequence ATGACTGACGAGACCCGGATCGATGAACTGGTCGCCGGCCTCCGGCAGGGCCCTCTCGAGGTGCGCAGGAGAGCAACCGCCGAGCTCGGAGCGAGCGGAGAGGCGGCGGTCAGGCCCCTGATCGCCGCGATGCTCGATAGCGACAACGACGTCCGGTGGTACGCCGCCCGTGCGCTGGTGCAGATCGGCGAGCCCGCGGTCGGTCCCCTCCTCGAGGCGATGCGCGACGAGGAGGACCGGGACTTCCGGCGGTACGCCACGGCGGCCCTGACCGGGATCGGCGACGCTGCCGTCGAACCCCTCGTCGGCGTCATCGAGCGCGCCGACCCGACCCTCCAGCCCTTCGCCGCGATGGCCCTCACCCGGATCGGCAAGCCGGCGGTCGAGCCGCTCCTCCGCCTGATGAAGAGCCCGGACCCCAGGACCCAGGAGCGGGCCGGACTCCTCCTCTGGAAGATGGGGGAGACGGGGGCCACGCCGCTCACGGAGGCGCTCGTGGCAGGCAGCCGATCCGCGAACAATAAATGA
- a CDS encoding sensor histidine kinase: MAPNTAETPRRLLRDGDIGEPMRVLVAGTSATGVFAAFLLEAPATNAVLWSLLFIPATLAGYHYREKGIAVAAVLGLASIGIVALRPDPNPAIILPFAAMIALASLASTLGYSVERERVRRREALELAPGGAFLLSRRDAAIEDANGEFAEHLGYTGEEMQDLPVSKIWPYADDRARFLGLAEPGGKTAVVETRFVGRDGVLHRFILSGRSLDDETILCRAGDITRYREVEAALKAEHRRLLSVLDTLPAYVILLGEDHTFRYANRAFRETFGDPEGRPCYEVQRGSRRPCNPCRGTLVFTLRSPQRWEWDHTANGKTYEVHAYPFTDTDGTDLMLQLGVDITQRVQAEEALKGIAGNLQAKNRELEVLRSQLCVVNQDLDEMVRERTADVEKLLAQKDEFISQLGHDLKTPLTPLVALMPRIIEREQDPSLRRLLEIAGHNVTYMKDLVQKTLQLARMNSLYIELDLEPLDLRAELESAIRNYTAPSRAKAITLANNVPPGLVVRADRVLLGEVFNNLLANAVKYMQNETGTITVDAARDGKTVLVSVRDTGIGMTREQLEKAFIEFYKADTSRHDLESPGLGLTICRRIVERHGGRIWAESDGEGRGSTIIFTLEAIDGP; encoded by the coding sequence ATGGCGCCAAATACCGCAGAGACTCCCCGCCGGCTCCTGCGGGACGGGGATATCGGGGAACCGATGAGAGTTCTGGTCGCAGGGACGTCGGCTACCGGCGTCTTTGCCGCCTTCCTCCTGGAGGCTCCCGCCACCAACGCGGTTCTCTGGTCCCTCCTTTTCATTCCTGCAACACTCGCCGGCTACCATTACCGCGAGAAGGGGATCGCCGTTGCCGCCGTGCTCGGCCTCGCCTCGATCGGGATCGTGGCCCTGCGGCCCGACCCCAACCCCGCCATAATCCTCCCGTTCGCCGCCATGATCGCCCTCGCGTCGCTCGCATCGACCCTCGGCTACTCGGTCGAGCGGGAACGGGTCCGCCGCCGGGAAGCCCTTGAACTGGCTCCGGGCGGGGCGTTTCTCCTCAGCCGCAGGGACGCCGCGATCGAGGACGCGAACGGGGAGTTCGCGGAACACCTCGGCTACACGGGAGAGGAGATGCAGGACCTCCCGGTCTCGAAGATCTGGCCCTACGCCGACGACCGCGCGCGCTTTCTCGGGCTCGCGGAGCCGGGCGGGAAGACCGCGGTCGTCGAGACGCGGTTCGTCGGCCGGGACGGCGTCTTGCACAGGTTCATCCTCTCGGGGCGCTCTCTCGACGATGAGACAATACTCTGCCGTGCCGGAGATATCACCCGCTACCGGGAGGTGGAGGCGGCCTTAAAGGCCGAACATCGCCGCCTCCTCTCGGTCCTCGATACGCTCCCCGCATACGTCATCCTCCTCGGAGAGGACCATACCTTCCGGTACGCCAACAGGGCGTTCCGCGAGACCTTCGGCGACCCGGAGGGCAGGCCCTGCTACGAGGTGCAGCGCGGCTCCCGCCGGCCCTGCAACCCCTGCCGCGGGACGCTGGTCTTCACCCTCAGGAGCCCGCAGCGGTGGGAGTGGGACCACACTGCGAACGGGAAGACCTACGAGGTCCACGCCTACCCGTTCACCGACACGGACGGGACGGACCTGATGCTCCAGCTCGGCGTCGACATCACCCAGCGGGTTCAGGCGGAAGAGGCGCTCAAAGGGATCGCCGGGAACCTCCAGGCAAAGAACCGGGAACTCGAGGTGCTGCGGAGCCAGCTCTGCGTCGTCAACCAGGACCTCGACGAGATGGTCAGGGAGCGGACCGCCGACGTGGAGAAACTCCTCGCCCAGAAGGACGAGTTCATATCGCAGCTCGGCCACGACCTCAAGACGCCCTTGACCCCGCTCGTCGCGCTCATGCCGAGGATCATCGAGCGGGAGCAGGACCCCTCGCTCCGGCGCCTTCTCGAGATCGCCGGCCACAACGTCACCTACATGAAGGACCTGGTCCAGAAGACCCTGCAGCTCGCCCGGATGAACTCCCTCTACATCGAACTCGACCTCGAGCCCCTCGACCTCCGGGCCGAACTCGAGAGCGCCATCCGAAACTATACGGCCCCGTCCAGGGCGAAGGCCATCACCCTCGCGAACAACGTCCCGCCGGGGCTCGTCGTCAGGGCCGACCGGGTCCTCCTCGGCGAGGTCTTCAACAACCTGCTCGCGAACGCCGTCAAGTACATGCAGAACGAGACGGGGACGATCACCGTCGACGCCGCCCGCGACGGGAAGACCGTGCTCGTCTCCGTCAGGGACACCGGGATCGGCATGACCCGCGAGCAGCTCGAGAAGGCGTTCATCGAGTTCTACAAGGCCGACACCTCCCGGCACGACCTCGAGTCGCCGGGACTCGGTCTCACGATCTGCCGGCGGATCGTGGAGCGGCACGGCGGGCGCATCTGGGCCGAGAGTGACGGCGAAGGGAGGGGCTCGACCATCATATTCACCCTCGAGGCGATCGACGGGCCGTGA